A genomic window from Silene latifolia isolate original U9 population chromosome 11, ASM4854445v1, whole genome shotgun sequence includes:
- the LOC141615228 gene encoding histidine-containing phosphotransfer protein 4-like, whose amino-acid sequence MDSKSFQLRIVQIRKSLFEQGYLDKQFVQLEELQDAENPNFVDEIVTSYYSDSARLIQKIEHALTKHHLDFDMLDNLMHQFKGSSSSIGARKVVHECSHFRDLCAAGNADGCIKSFQMIKQEHVMLRNKLEAYFQLINTT is encoded by the exons ATGGATTCAAAGTCTTTCCAACTGCGAATTGTGCAAATAAGGAAATCTCTATTTGAACAG GGATACCTTGATAAGCAGTTTGTCCAATTAGAGGAGTTGCAAGACGCTGAAAATCCTAATTTTGTTGATGAAATTGTGACATCATATTACTCTGATTCGGCTAGGCTTATCCAAAAAATTGAGCATGCACT GACAAAGCATCACCTAGACTTTGATATGCTGGATAATTTAATGCACCAGTTCAAGGGTAGCAGCTCAAG CATTGGAGCTAGGAAAGTAGTACATGAATGCTCACACTTTAGAGATCTTTGTGCAGCAGGAAATGCAGACGG GTGCATCAAGTCGTTTCAGATGATTAAGCAAGAGCATGTTATGCTTAGAAACAAACTTGAAGCTTATTTCCAGCTGATCAACACAACATAA
- the LOC141614460 gene encoding uncharacterized protein LOC141614460, translated as MELVKAKVDVVPVWVKLFNIPLKFLGSCLPAIAGLVGKFVQKDQETHDKIRLSYATVMVELSMDQTLPEKVKFLDESGNVVFVPVEYEWKPISCISCNGIGHNATQCRKPVKKPSKPKRQQKQVWRPVKRTVSNDAVVEIMSSSPILTPTNFPPLHSVRSVPIRTTPAKQIMSAQHIHMIVYSRTDNKTFQLTMIYAFNGLEERVALWNTLKEISNVCNDPWLWLGDFNTVMSPVERLGGNTTDAEMEHFQGCVSICGMEDIPSTGALFTWSNKQNPSARVYSRLDRAMGNQD; from the exons ATGGAACTTGTTAAAGCAAAAGTTGATGTTGTCCCTGTGTGGGTGAAACTCTTTAACATTCCTCTAAAATTCTTGGGGAGTTGTTTACCAGCAATTGCAGGGTTGGTGGGTAAGTTTGTTCAAAAAGATCAGGAGACTCATGATAAAATTCGCCTAAGCTATGCTACGGTTATGGTGGAATTGTCTATGGATCAAACTTTACCTGAGAAAGTAAAATTTTTGGATGAGTCTGGGAATGTGGTTTTTGTACCTGTTGAGTATGAATGGAAACCTATCTCTTGTATAAGTTGTAATGGGATAGGGCATAATGCTACACAGTGCAGAAAACCTGTTAAGAAACCTTCTAAGCCTAAGCGACAACAGAAGCAAGTGTGGAGGCCAGTTAAGAGAACTGTGTCTAATGATGCTGTGGTAGAAATTATGTCCTCCTCTCCCATACTAACTCCAACAAACTTTCCTCCTCTACATAGTGTTAGATCTGTCCCAATACGAACTACTCCAGCGAAACAAATCATGAG TGCTCAGCATATTCATATGATAGTTTACTCCAGAACTGATAATAAGACATTTCAGCTTACAatgatttatgcttttaatggTTTGGAGGAGAGAGTGGCATTATGGAATACTCTTAAGGAAATCTCCAATGTCtgcaatgatccttggttatggctaGGGGATTTCAATACTGTTATGTCACCTGTGGAAAGACTTGGAGGAAATACAACTGATGCAGAAATGGAGCACTTCCAAGGTTGTGTTTCTATTTGTGGTATGGAAGATATTCCCTCTACTGGAGCTCTTTTTACCTGGTCAAATAAACAAAATCCATCTGCTAGAGTCTATAGTAGGTTGGATAGAGCTATGGGGAATCAAGATTAG